The following proteins are co-located in the Pyxicephalus adspersus chromosome Z, UCB_Pads_2.0, whole genome shotgun sequence genome:
- the LOC140343615 gene encoding leucine-rich repeat and fibronectin type III domain-containing protein 1-like protein isoform X2: MKGFCLWIFTLTLGVTTAQLCPKRCLCQNLAPSLAILCAKTGLLFVPSVIDRRTVELRLTDNFITVIRRKDFTNMTRLLHLTLSRNTISHITPYTFADLRGLRALHLDNNRILSMGDEQLKGLMNLRHLILSNNQLSNISPNSFQDFVGTLEDLDLSYNNLAQVPWQTIAKLTNVNSLSLDHNLIDYVPGGVFTNLHKLARLDMTSNKLKTIPPDPLFLRIPVYAKSKGSPLSSLVLGFGGNPLHCNCELLWLRRLTREDDLETCASPQNLLGKYFWSISEEEFMCDPPVVTHHSLHIVVMEGEAVVLKCKAVGDPEPSIHWVSPEGKVVSNSSRAVSYENGTLEITITTVRDTGMFTCIASNTAGDATASVELTVSPLPHPANASQRAQRPDKGPSDILTPAKPGASNNDSTGHPERKVITADLSHNSVLIQWFLDRNIPGIRMYQVQYNSSTDDSLIYRMIPPSNKSFLVNDLAPGREYDLCVLAVYDDGMTSLTATRMVGCVQFNTKEESTQCQPIHTQFLGGTMIIIIGGIIVASVLVFIIILMIRYKVYSGQEEGGKARVSNVYSQTNGQQGMACAHSCAKLAGAPEELPLTTDFTTEEEVSPNTKTAHGTCEGRNNASKQACKNSAEKRQSSEWTDINI, from the exons ATGAAGGGGTTTTGTCTCTGGATTTTTACCCTAACATTGGGTGTCACCACTGCCCAACTCTGCCCCAAAAGATGCTTGTGCCAGAACCTTGCTCCATCCTTGGCAATTTTGTGTGCCAAAACAGGACTGCTGTTTGTCCCCTCAGTGATAGATCGTCGAACTGTGGAACTGAGGCTCACTGACAACTTCATCACAGTAATCCGCAGGAAGGATTTTACCAACATGACCCGATTACTCCACCTTACATTATCAAGAAACACCATTAGCCACATTACTCCATATACCTTTGCTGACCTGCGTGGACTACGAGCTTTACACTTGGACAACAATCGTATACTATCAATGGGAGATGAGCAGCTCAAAGGACTAATGAACCTTAGGCATCTTATTCTTAGCAACAACCAGCTCAGCAACATATCACCAAATTCTTTCCAGGATTTTGTGGGTACTTTGGAAGATCTTGACCTTTCATACAACAACCTGGCTCAAGTTCCTTGGCAGACCATAGCCAAACTAACCAATGTAAACTCTCTAAGCCTTGATCACAATCTTATTGACTATGTTCCCGGAGGAGTCTTTACAAACCTTCACAAACTGGCTAGACTGGACATGACTTCCAACAAACTAAAGACTATTCCCCCAGATCCTTTATTCCTTCGCATCCCAGTCTACGCAAAGTCCAAAGGGTCACCACTGTCATCACTTGTTCTGGGATTTGGAGGAAATCCTTTGCATTGTAATTGTGAGCTTTTATGGCTACGGAGGTTGACTAGAGAGGATGACCTGGAAACCTGTGCATCACCACAGAACCTTCTAGGCAAATATTTTTGGAGTATATCGGAGGAAGAATTTATGTGTGACCCACCTGTGGTCACCCACCATTCACTTCACATTGTAGTTATGGAAGGAGAGGCAGTTGTTCTAAAATGCAAAGCTGTGGGTGACCCTGAGCCTAGCATTCACTGGGTGTCACCCGAGGGTAAAGTAGTTTCAAATTCCTCTCGAGCTGTCTCCTATGAAAATGGGACATTGGAAATTACCATCACTACAGTAAGAGACACAGGCATGTTCACTTGCATTGCATCCAACACTGCTGGGGATGCAACAGCATCTGTAGAGTTGACCGTAAGTCCCTTACCTCATCCAGCCAATGCCAGTCAAAGAGCACAAAGACCGGATAAGGGGCCTTCTGATATCCTTACACCAGCTAAGCCTGGAGCTTCCAATAATGATTCAACTGGTCATCCAGAAAGGAAAGTGATCACTGCAGATCTGAGCCATAACTCAGTCCTTATACAGTGGTTTTTAGACAGGAACATTCCTGGCATTCGGATGTACCAGGTGCAGTATAACAGCTCCACGGATGACAGTTTAATTTACAG AATGATCCCTCCTAGTAACAAAAGCTTCTTGGTCAATGACTTGGCTCCAGGACGTGAATATGACCTCTGTGTCCTGGCTGTCTATGATGATGGAATGACCTCTCTGACAGCTACCCGGATGGTGGGATGTGTCCAATTCAACACTAAAGAAGAAAGTACCCAGTGTCAACCAATTCATACCCAGTTCCTGGGGGGCACTATGATTATCATCATCGGAGGAATCATTGTGGCTTCTGTTTTGGTGTTTATCATAATCTTGATGATCCGATACAAAGTGTACAGTGGTCAGgaggaagggggcaaagccagggtCAGCAATGTGTATTCACAAACCAATGGGCAACAAGGCATGGCCTGTGCCCACTCATGTGCCAAGCTAGCAGGAGCACCAGAAGAACTTCCATTAACCACAGATTTCACTACTGAAGAGGAGGTGTCACCGAACACAAAAACAGCACATGGCACATGTGAAGGAAGGAATAACGCCTCCAAACAAG CTTGTAAAAATTCTGCAGAGAAGAGACAATCTTCTGAGTGGACAGACATCAACATTTGA
- the LOC140343615 gene encoding leucine-rich repeat and fibronectin type III domain-containing protein 1-like protein isoform X1, producing MSSCIMKGFCLWIFTLTLGVTTAQLCPKRCLCQNLAPSLAILCAKTGLLFVPSVIDRRTVELRLTDNFITVIRRKDFTNMTRLLHLTLSRNTISHITPYTFADLRGLRALHLDNNRILSMGDEQLKGLMNLRHLILSNNQLSNISPNSFQDFVGTLEDLDLSYNNLAQVPWQTIAKLTNVNSLSLDHNLIDYVPGGVFTNLHKLARLDMTSNKLKTIPPDPLFLRIPVYAKSKGSPLSSLVLGFGGNPLHCNCELLWLRRLTREDDLETCASPQNLLGKYFWSISEEEFMCDPPVVTHHSLHIVVMEGEAVVLKCKAVGDPEPSIHWVSPEGKVVSNSSRAVSYENGTLEITITTVRDTGMFTCIASNTAGDATASVELTVSPLPHPANASQRAQRPDKGPSDILTPAKPGASNNDSTGHPERKVITADLSHNSVLIQWFLDRNIPGIRMYQVQYNSSTDDSLIYRMIPPSNKSFLVNDLAPGREYDLCVLAVYDDGMTSLTATRMVGCVQFNTKEESTQCQPIHTQFLGGTMIIIIGGIIVASVLVFIIILMIRYKVYSGQEEGGKARVSNVYSQTNGQQGMACAHSCAKLAGAPEELPLTTDFTTEEEVSPNTKTAHGTCEGRNNASKQACKNSAEKRQSSEWTDINI from the exons ATGAG ttcctgCATCATGAAGGGGTTTTGTCTCTGGATTTTTACCCTAACATTGGGTGTCACCACTGCCCAACTCTGCCCCAAAAGATGCTTGTGCCAGAACCTTGCTCCATCCTTGGCAATTTTGTGTGCCAAAACAGGACTGCTGTTTGTCCCCTCAGTGATAGATCGTCGAACTGTGGAACTGAGGCTCACTGACAACTTCATCACAGTAATCCGCAGGAAGGATTTTACCAACATGACCCGATTACTCCACCTTACATTATCAAGAAACACCATTAGCCACATTACTCCATATACCTTTGCTGACCTGCGTGGACTACGAGCTTTACACTTGGACAACAATCGTATACTATCAATGGGAGATGAGCAGCTCAAAGGACTAATGAACCTTAGGCATCTTATTCTTAGCAACAACCAGCTCAGCAACATATCACCAAATTCTTTCCAGGATTTTGTGGGTACTTTGGAAGATCTTGACCTTTCATACAACAACCTGGCTCAAGTTCCTTGGCAGACCATAGCCAAACTAACCAATGTAAACTCTCTAAGCCTTGATCACAATCTTATTGACTATGTTCCCGGAGGAGTCTTTACAAACCTTCACAAACTGGCTAGACTGGACATGACTTCCAACAAACTAAAGACTATTCCCCCAGATCCTTTATTCCTTCGCATCCCAGTCTACGCAAAGTCCAAAGGGTCACCACTGTCATCACTTGTTCTGGGATTTGGAGGAAATCCTTTGCATTGTAATTGTGAGCTTTTATGGCTACGGAGGTTGACTAGAGAGGATGACCTGGAAACCTGTGCATCACCACAGAACCTTCTAGGCAAATATTTTTGGAGTATATCGGAGGAAGAATTTATGTGTGACCCACCTGTGGTCACCCACCATTCACTTCACATTGTAGTTATGGAAGGAGAGGCAGTTGTTCTAAAATGCAAAGCTGTGGGTGACCCTGAGCCTAGCATTCACTGGGTGTCACCCGAGGGTAAAGTAGTTTCAAATTCCTCTCGAGCTGTCTCCTATGAAAATGGGACATTGGAAATTACCATCACTACAGTAAGAGACACAGGCATGTTCACTTGCATTGCATCCAACACTGCTGGGGATGCAACAGCATCTGTAGAGTTGACCGTAAGTCCCTTACCTCATCCAGCCAATGCCAGTCAAAGAGCACAAAGACCGGATAAGGGGCCTTCTGATATCCTTACACCAGCTAAGCCTGGAGCTTCCAATAATGATTCAACTGGTCATCCAGAAAGGAAAGTGATCACTGCAGATCTGAGCCATAACTCAGTCCTTATACAGTGGTTTTTAGACAGGAACATTCCTGGCATTCGGATGTACCAGGTGCAGTATAACAGCTCCACGGATGACAGTTTAATTTACAG AATGATCCCTCCTAGTAACAAAAGCTTCTTGGTCAATGACTTGGCTCCAGGACGTGAATATGACCTCTGTGTCCTGGCTGTCTATGATGATGGAATGACCTCTCTGACAGCTACCCGGATGGTGGGATGTGTCCAATTCAACACTAAAGAAGAAAGTACCCAGTGTCAACCAATTCATACCCAGTTCCTGGGGGGCACTATGATTATCATCATCGGAGGAATCATTGTGGCTTCTGTTTTGGTGTTTATCATAATCTTGATGATCCGATACAAAGTGTACAGTGGTCAGgaggaagggggcaaagccagggtCAGCAATGTGTATTCACAAACCAATGGGCAACAAGGCATGGCCTGTGCCCACTCATGTGCCAAGCTAGCAGGAGCACCAGAAGAACTTCCATTAACCACAGATTTCACTACTGAAGAGGAGGTGTCACCGAACACAAAAACAGCACATGGCACATGTGAAGGAAGGAATAACGCCTCCAAACAAG CTTGTAAAAATTCTGCAGAGAAGAGACAATCTTCTGAGTGGACAGACATCAACATTTGA